The Triticum dicoccoides isolate Atlit2015 ecotype Zavitan chromosome 6A, WEW_v2.0, whole genome shotgun sequence genome has a window encoding:
- the LOC119317520 gene encoding uncharacterized protein LOC119317520, whose translation MLPPLPPRNTRTCPSPAADRPTLPMPPAAPSPDPYRDWADLPELPLAEVLRRLLPCIRSLYAFAGTCRPWRHLLRASAADLIRPRIPPLLLLCPDFRLVPFSPLVVPQSLSYPIPALAEGATLLSASRGHLILLRRGSFNSLHLVDALTGVERRALQLPSPHFPYHYAALTPSHLLLFHSMHAFFSLPFPEHPSPNNINARPDWTKHALPRAASIVTTVIEFRGRVLGLTDRAQILEFHLGGAPSNQAARLLPTTGLPDATRFDRLQFGPHLVAAGDRLLLVLFMFEANLAPLVFRAPRVNKIGVYALDWARMMWEEVDNIGAYTLFVDIAGRSTVACVDVGNCGVEENRVYVGVPNSRAWRRPLPPGWEASPNVEGLGLNSRETMACRPLASPISVHPRLFF comes from the coding sequence ATGCTGCCCCCGCTGCCGCCGCGAAACACTCGAACTTGCCCATCCCCCGCCGCCGACCGCCCCACACTTCCGATGCCGCCAGCCGCGCCGAGCCCGGACCCGTACCGCGACTGGGCCGACCTGCCGGAGCTGCCGCTGGCGGAGGTGCTCCGCCGCCTCCTTCCCTGCATCCGCTCGCTCTACGCCTTCGCGGGGACGTGCCGCCCCTGGCGACACCTGCTCCGCGCCTCCGCCGCCGATCTCATCCGCCCCCGCATCccgccgctcctcctcctctgccccgaCTTCCGACTGGTGCCCTTCTCCCCGCTCGTCGTCCCCCAATCCCTCTCGTACCCCATCCCCGCCCTGGCGGAGGGCGCCACGCTCCTCTCCGCCTCACGCGGCCACCTAATCCTCCTCCGCCGGGGCTCCTTCAACAGCCTACACCTCGTCGACGCCCTCACCGGCGTCGAGCGCCGCGCGCTCCAGCTCCCTTCCCCGCACTTCCCCTATCACTACGCAGCGCTCACGCCCTCCCACCTCCTGCTCTTCCACTCCATGCACGCCTTCTTCTCGCTCCCCTTCCCCGAGCATCCAAGCCCCAACAACATCAACGCCCGCCCCGACTGGACCAAGCACGCCCTCCCCCGCGCCGCCTCCATCGTCACGACCGTCATCGAATTCCGCGGGCGCGTCCTGGGTCTGACCGACCGCGCGCAGATACTGGAGTTCCACCTTGGTGGCGCCCCTTCGAACCAGGCAGCCCGACTGCTGCCAACCACCGGCCTTCCGGACGCCACCAGATTCGACAGATTGCAATTCGGGCCGCATTTGGTTGCTGCCGGGGATCGGCTGCTGCTGGTGCTCTTCATGTTTGAAGCAAACTTGGCCCCCCTGGTGTTCCGTGCGCCCAGGGTGAACAAGATCGGTGTGTATGCGCTTGATTGGGCGCGCATGATGTGGGAGGAAGTGGACAACATTGGGGCTTACACCTTGTTCGTGGACATTGCCGGGAGGAGCACGGTGGCTTGCGTGGACGTGGGGAACTGCGGAGTGGAGGAGAACCGAGTTTATGTTGGCGTGCCCAACTCCCGTGCCTGGAGGAGGCCACTACCACCAGGGTGGGAGGCATCACCCAACGTTGAAGGGCTTGGACTGAactcgagggagacgatggcgtgcCGACCATTGGCATCACCGATATCGGTTCATCCACGTCTTTTCTTTTGA